A single Brachybacterium sillae DNA region contains:
- the nadE gene encoding ammonia-dependent NAD(+) synthetase: MRPLQQRIIAETHVRPEIDPAQEIRDRVAFLIDYLRATRAKGFVLGISGGVDSTTAGRLAQLAVEQVRAEGGEATFVAVRLPYGVQADESDAQAALDFIRADREVTVDIAPGVDGLAAALREGLGQDVTDFTKGNTKARLRMAVQYAIGGDLGLLVIGTDQAAENTTGFFTKYGDGGADLLPLFGLDKRQVRAVLTELGADGRLVDKVPTADLLDGRPGQADEAELGLRYEDIDDYLEGREIEEAAAEKLEAIFLRTRHKRTTPVAPQDDWWRETALG, from the coding sequence ATGAGGCCACTGCAGCAGCGCATCATCGCCGAGACCCACGTCCGCCCCGAGATCGACCCGGCGCAGGAGATCCGCGACCGCGTCGCCTTCCTCATCGACTACCTGCGCGCGACCCGCGCCAAGGGTTTCGTGCTGGGCATCTCCGGCGGTGTCGACTCCACCACCGCCGGGCGTCTCGCGCAGCTGGCAGTGGAGCAGGTGCGGGCCGAGGGCGGTGAGGCCACGTTCGTCGCGGTTCGGCTGCCGTACGGGGTGCAGGCCGATGAATCCGATGCCCAGGCGGCCCTCGACTTCATCCGGGCCGACCGTGAGGTGACCGTGGACATCGCCCCGGGGGTGGACGGTCTCGCGGCCGCCCTCCGGGAGGGTCTGGGGCAGGACGTCACCGACTTCACCAAGGGCAACACCAAGGCGCGGCTGCGGATGGCCGTGCAGTACGCCATCGGCGGGGACCTGGGGCTGCTGGTGATCGGCACCGACCAGGCGGCGGAGAACACCACCGGTTTCTTCACCAAATACGGTGACGGCGGCGCCGACCTGCTGCCGCTGTTCGGATTGGACAAGCGCCAGGTGCGGGCGGTCCTCACGGAGCTCGGCGCCGATGGCCGCCTGGTCGACAAGGTCCCCACCGCGGACCTCCTCGACGGCCGCCCCGGGCAGGCCGATGAGGCCGAGCTCGGTCTGCGCTACGAGGACATCGACGACTACCTGGAGGGGCGGGAGATCGAGGAGGCCGCCGCCGAGAAGCTCGAGGCGATCTTCCTGCGCACCCGCCACAAGCGCACCACCCCGGTCGCCCCGCAGGACGACTGGTGGCGGGAGACTGCGCTGGGCTGA
- a CDS encoding SRPBCC family protein — protein sequence MTQDQKQITVTRTIDAPAKDIFALLSLPAKHTELDGSGMLRGSVDTERITKTGQVFVMNMHAEAMGGDYRMHNHVSAFDENKMIGWTPAQEENKTEPAGWEWLWELRPVDADTTEVTLTYDWSRVEDKQLLPLFPVVDEEQLQESLNRLAAAVSGS from the coding sequence ATGACCCAGGACCAGAAGCAGATCACCGTCACCCGCACCATCGACGCCCCGGCGAAGGACATCTTCGCCCTGCTCAGCCTGCCGGCGAAGCACACCGAGCTCGACGGCTCGGGCATGCTGCGAGGCAGCGTCGACACGGAGCGGATCACCAAGACCGGCCAGGTGTTCGTGATGAACATGCACGCCGAGGCCATGGGCGGCGACTACCGCATGCACAACCATGTCTCCGCCTTCGACGAGAACAAGATGATCGGCTGGACGCCGGCGCAGGAGGAGAACAAGACCGAGCCGGCCGGCTGGGAGTGGCTGTGGGAGCTGCGCCCCGTCGACGCCGACACCACCGAGGTGACCCTCACCTACGACTGGAGCCGCGTCGAGGACAAGCAGCTGCTGCCGCTGTTCCCCGTGGTCGACGAGGAGCAGCTGCAGGAGTCGCTGAACCGCCTCGCCGCCGCCGTCTCCGGGAGCTGA
- the fdhD gene encoding formate dehydrogenase accessory sulfurtransferase FdhD, with translation MGKGTRTRRITTVRVRDGRLYSGHKGDQLAIEEPLDIRLNGQKLSLTMRSPGHDVELIHGFLHGEGLITGRGDVHEARYCEGAVVEDETGLPRNTYNVMDFTTSTPTLLPVISKQFTTTSACGVCGSESIDAVKRKSRHPLAEQWARRPEGWGLDPAVILDAARRLGEEQSVFSRTGGVHAAALVTVDGEMLAVREDVGRHNAVDKVIGWALLQDLLPLDDAFLLVSSRASFEIAQKAAMAGIPLLVCVSAASSLAVETAEAMGMTLVGFTRAFDDGDGRMNVYTGAQRLDLTAAE, from the coding sequence ATGGGCAAGGGGACGAGGACCCGTCGGATCACCACCGTGCGCGTGCGCGACGGGCGGTTGTACTCGGGGCACAAGGGCGACCAGCTGGCCATCGAGGAACCCCTCGACATCCGGTTGAACGGCCAAAAGCTGTCGCTGACCATGCGCAGCCCCGGTCACGATGTCGAACTCATCCACGGTTTCCTCCACGGCGAGGGGCTGATCACCGGCCGCGGTGACGTGCACGAGGCCCGCTACTGCGAAGGCGCGGTGGTGGAGGACGAGACCGGGTTGCCGCGTAACACCTACAACGTCATGGACTTCACGACATCCACACCCACGCTGCTGCCGGTGATCTCCAAGCAGTTCACCACCACCAGTGCCTGCGGCGTCTGCGGTTCGGAGAGCATCGACGCCGTCAAGCGCAAGAGCCGCCACCCCCTTGCTGAGCAGTGGGCGCGGCGCCCCGAGGGCTGGGGCCTCGACCCGGCGGTGATCCTCGACGCCGCTCGCCGGCTGGGGGAGGAACAGAGCGTGTTCTCCCGCACCGGAGGCGTCCACGCCGCCGCCCTGGTCACCGTCGACGGGGAGATGCTCGCGGTGCGGGAGGACGTGGGTCGGCACAACGCCGTCGACAAGGTGATCGGTTGGGCCCTGCTGCAGGACCTGCTCCCCCTGGACGACGCGTTCCTACTGGTCAGCTCACGTGCCAGTTTCGAGATCGCCCAGAAGGCCGCGATGGCGGGGATCCCGCTGCTGGTGTGCGTCTCCGCCGCGAGCTCCCTGGCGGTGGAGACAGCGGAGGCGATGGGCATGACCCTTGTCGGCTTCACCCGGGCGTTCGACGACGGTGACGGGCGGATGAACGTGTACACCGGTGCACAGCGGCTGGACCTGACCGCCGCCGAGTGA